The following is a genomic window from Bacteroidota bacterium.
TGGGTGCAACAAACGGCCAGATTAATAGAACCACTGTACGATGAATTAAAAAGGCAGGTGCTTAATGAACATTATCTGCAAGCCGATGAAACCCCGATCAAGGTTTTAGATCCTGATAAAAAGCAAGGGACAACGCACAGAGGGTATTACTGGGTTTATCATTCACCACAAAAAAGATTGGTGTTGTTTGATTATCAGCAAGGACGAGACAGAGGTGGTCCATCAGAAATCCTCAAAGACTTCAACGGATTTTTGCAGACCGATGGCTATGGCGTTTATGATGATTTTGATAAAAAGGACAACATTACTCAACTCAATTGCTGGGCGCATGCCCGCCGGATGTTTGATGAAGCGAAAGATAACGACAAACAAAGAGCAGAGTTCGCATTGATAAAAATACAGCAGCTGTATGAGCTTGAGCGCAAAGCAAAAGAAGAATTCTTTACCCATGAGCAGCGTTGTGTACTTAGACAAGAACAGGCATTGGCTGTGCTGAATGAATTGGAGCAATGGCTCAAAGTGAACATTATACAGGTAACGCCCAAAAGTTTAATTGGCAAAGCGATTGCTTACACGTTGGTGCGATGGGAAAAACTATACCGTTACACGCAATACGGAGAACTGGAGATCGACAATAACTTAGTTGAAAATGCGATTCGTCCGGTGGCACTGGGAAGGAAAAATTATTTGTTTGCCGGATCGCATCAGGCGGCGCAACGTGCAGGAATGATTTACAGTCTGCTTGCCAGTTGCAAACACAATGGCATCGAACCCAACGGTTGGCTAAAAAATATTCTTAAAGTTTTGCCTGATCATAAAGCCAATCAATTACATCTGCTTTTACCACAAGCCCAAAACGTGGTTCAAAATTAAGGGTGGCTAAAAAATGATCTATCTTGCCCAGTATTTGCGTGGGTTTTACATTTACAAAAACAGGTTCAGTAAAAACGAACGATACTAATGACTACTAACGTTTGTTTACTGATCCGTGTGAGTTCTGAAAAACAAGATACCCGCAGGCAACTTATTGAACTCACCGATTTTTGCAAGAAACATAAATACAAAATCGTTCGTACTATATCCAGTAAAATATCCGGCAGCAAAACCAACACCAACACCGACAGACCAGATCTGATCGAACTACTCCATGCAGCTAAACGAAAAGAATTTACAAAAGTGCTTGTCACCGAAATAAGCAGACTTGGAAGGAAAGCGAAAGATATACGCAACACCATCGACAGGCTTCACGAACAAAAAATCTCAATCGTATTTAAAAACTTTGTAGGCCTTGAAAGCCTGGATGAAAAAAATAACGAAACGTTTGTTACCAATATAATTATCTCCATCTACGCAGAGCTTGCACAAGAAGAACGAAAGCTATTAAGTGAGCGCACAAAAAGCGGACTTGTTGCACATATAATATCGTTACTGCATGTATTATTATGAAATATTTGACAATAAATATACTTTATTGTCAAATTTTACATATATTTGTGCCATATAAAAATGTATAAAACTAAACTATCCATAGAAAAATCATTAAGAGAAGCCTTCGGCAGTAAGAAGTTTTTTAGCCGTCAGGAGCTGTATGATCTTTACAAAAAATCGGAACCTGAACTTAATGAAAGTACGTTCGGGATCAGGGTGCATCGTTTGAAAGAGCAGAATATAATTCGTGTTTTGAGGACAGGCATTTATTCTCTTTCGCAGAAACATACTTATCTGCCTCCGGTAGAAGAGAGGCTTGAAAAAATATACCGGGAAATAACAGCGAAATATCCCTACCTGAATTTATGCGTGTGGAATACCCGATGGATGAATGATTTTATGATTCATCAAGCCGGGCGTTTTATTTGGTTTGTGGAAGTTGAGCCGGAAGGAGCAGAATCTATTTTTTATTTTCTGAGGGATAATGGATACTCAAACACTTATCTGCAACCTGATGAAAAAATAATGAGTCAGTATGTTTATCAGGAAACAGAAACTATTATCGTTAAATCGCTGATTAGCAAATCTCCTCTCCAAAAAAGCAATAACGTTGCAATCCCAAGACTGGAAAAGATATTGGTAGATATTTTTTGTGAGAAAATTCAACTTAGTTCTTTCAGGGGAGAGATGGAAAATATTTTTAAAACAGCTTACGAACAATTTGATATAAATTTCTCGGTACTTTTGAACTATGCAAATCGCAGAGGAAAAAAGAAAGAGTTGATCGAATACATGAAACAGAATACCATTACCCCTGAAGGTTTATTTACATGATAGCAGGAGAATCATATACCGCCCAGTGGATAAAGTCAAGGCGTGAAAGCCATTCTAAAGCTGATCCCAGCATTATAGAAAAGGTTATTTATGCTTTGTCGCTCGTTGAGCAACTCTCTCTTGCCAAATTGAATTTTGTGTTCAAGGGTGGTACTTGCCTGTTTTTATTATTACCTGAACCAAGACGATTTTCAATTGATGTGGACATTGTTACTACCGAGAGTCGTGCAAAAATTGAAGGTATTCTCAATGAAATAACGGCTAAAGGTGTTTTTACAAAATGGTCGTTGGATGATATAAGAAGCTATAAGCCCGGTGTTCCGAAAGCACACTACCACTTACATTTTTATTCTAATGCCGAACAAAAAGAAAAGGATGTTATGCTCGACATACTTTACGAAAAGCATAATTACCCCGAAATTATTGATGGAAAAATACAATCTCCCTGGCTGCAAACAGATGGCAGTCCCACACTTGTAAAAATACCAACTATTGATTCTATCACTGGGGACAAGCTAACTGCATTTGCTCCTGAAACCATTGGCATTCAATACGGGCGTAAGAAAGAAATGGAAATTATCAAACAACTTTTCGATATAGGAACTTTGTTTGATCTTATTCAAAATATAGAAATCGTTAAAAAAGCTTTTGACATTGTTTCCCGTCAGGAAATAGGATACAGGTCGGAAAAGAAAATCACAATAACCAGTGTGCTGGATGATACTATTTCCACAGCCCGCATCATTGCATTCAGGGGTGTTCATTCGGACGATGCCGGAAAAACCAAGTTCCCTGAAATAGCTGCCGGACTGGAAGAAATAAAATCATACATTTTTACTGCTCCCTTTCGTATTGATGATGCTATAACGGCATCTGCAAAAGCAGCGTACTTGGCAGCAATAATAAAAACGAATCAATCGAAATTCCTGAAATATAGTCCTGATATAAATATTGGCGACTATATGCTTACCGATCCCGCCTACAACAAACTCAATAAATTAAAAAACATTCCGGGCGGAGCTTTATTTTATTGGTATCACACCTTAAAACTCCTGAATAAGCCTGAATAAGCCTGTATGAAGGCGGTATATGCCTGAATGAGCTTGTATAAAAGTGGTATATGTAAGGGGATTTCAGGGAATGGATTTCAATTTTTTCGAGAACTCGATGATCTTCACAAAATCTTGTATAAATTCGTTCGACTTTTCAGGGGAGTGGTCTACTAAAGCGGACTTAACGAGAGAAATCTTGTTAGGTCTGTTCTTTTTTTTCGGCCAAATGCTTTGACAACACATTCGGTCTTGGGTTTCGATCAAATTTATTTTTATACCAATTATAAATAAAATTAAGTCCAATATTTGCAGAATAGATTTTTTTATTATATTTGGACTAAACTATAAATATAACAATATGTCATTCGCAAAAACAATACACATCAAAGAGAGTGTGAAGGAATTATCCCAG
Proteins encoded in this region:
- a CDS encoding IS66 family transposase, with the translated sequence MIETYKNSSKEELITELIEQNFTITQLKEQLAQIKKLVYGSKSERFVPPVNPEQIIIDFDLPSDKLEQVGRLQNIAYMRRQAKKNKTVSTGRMSIPAHLPRVEIIIEPKEDVTGWVKIGEEITEELELKPAEFFVNKYVRSKYAKANGERIAIGELPSRPIDKGIPGPNFLATIITDKYLDHLPLYRQLKRYERMGIKLNDSTFSDWVQQTARLIEPLYDELKRQVLNEHYLQADETPIKVLDPDKKQGTTHRGYYWVYHSPQKRLVLFDYQQGRDRGGPSEILKDFNGFLQTDGYGVYDDFDKKDNITQLNCWAHARRMFDEAKDNDKQRAEFALIKIQQLYELERKAKEEFFTHEQRCVLRQEQALAVLNELEQWLKVNIIQVTPKSLIGKAIAYTLVRWEKLYRYTQYGELEIDNNLVENAIRPVALGRKNYLFAGSHQAAQRAGMIYSLLASCKHNGIEPNGWLKNILKVLPDHKANQLHLLLPQAQNVVQN
- a CDS encoding recombinase family protein; amino-acid sequence: MTTNVCLLIRVSSEKQDTRRQLIELTDFCKKHKYKIVRTISSKISGSKTNTNTDRPDLIELLHAAKRKEFTKVLVTEISRLGRKAKDIRNTIDRLHEQKISIVFKNFVGLESLDEKNNETFVTNIIISIYAELAQEERKLLSERTKSGLVAHIISLLHVLL
- a CDS encoding nucleotidyl transferase AbiEii/AbiGii toxin family protein, yielding MIAGESYTAQWIKSRRESHSKADPSIIEKVIYALSLVEQLSLAKLNFVFKGGTCLFLLLPEPRRFSIDVDIVTTESRAKIEGILNEITAKGVFTKWSLDDIRSYKPGVPKAHYHLHFYSNAEQKEKDVMLDILYEKHNYPEIIDGKIQSPWLQTDGSPTLVKIPTIDSITGDKLTAFAPETIGIQYGRKKEMEIIKQLFDIGTLFDLIQNIEIVKKAFDIVSRQEIGYRSEKKITITSVLDDTISTARIIAFRGVHSDDAGKTKFPEIAAGLEEIKSYIFTAPFRIDDAITASAKAAYLAAIIKTNQSKFLKYSPDINIGDYMLTDPAYNKLNKLKNIPGGALFYWYHTLKLLNKPE